A portion of the Gimesia chilikensis genome contains these proteins:
- a CDS encoding 3-oxoacyl-ACP synthase III: protein MRYEHVCVEAVSCTLPPHVVTSDELEARLAPVYDRLGLPAGRLELMTGIQERRFFDPGTLPGSISAQTVNQMLDESGFDRKHIGGLIHGSVCRDQLEPATASGVHHATQLPQNSLVLDVSNACLGLLNGMVFLANMIEMGQIRAGIVVGTEVGRDLVEGTIDDLLEDNTLTRKSIKNHFASLTIGSGSAAILLCDRKLSKTGHRLLGGSFQTDTSSHELCAGGVEAQKHGDHRPRMQTDSESLLVAGVNLAIPTWEATKTTLGWENEDVNQVFTHQVGKAHRKLLLDKLGLDPALDYPTVERLGNTGAAALPMAWALGIQDQILQDDAKIALLGIGSGLNSLMLGVQW, encoded by the coding sequence ATGCGTTATGAGCATGTCTGCGTCGAAGCTGTCAGTTGTACGCTTCCCCCCCACGTTGTCACTTCGGATGAACTCGAAGCGCGTCTGGCCCCGGTTTACGATCGATTAGGTCTGCCTGCGGGCCGACTTGAGCTGATGACAGGTATCCAGGAACGCCGCTTTTTTGATCCCGGAACGCTCCCCGGTTCGATCAGTGCGCAGACCGTCAATCAAATGCTCGACGAAAGTGGATTCGACCGCAAACACATCGGCGGCCTGATTCATGGCTCCGTCTGTCGCGATCAGCTGGAACCAGCGACCGCCAGTGGTGTGCATCATGCCACACAACTTCCCCAGAATTCCCTCGTTCTGGACGTCAGTAATGCCTGCCTGGGTCTCTTAAACGGCATGGTTTTCCTGGCCAATATGATCGAAATGGGTCAGATTCGAGCTGGAATTGTGGTGGGAACCGAAGTCGGACGCGATCTGGTGGAAGGGACCATCGATGATCTGCTGGAAGACAACACGCTGACCCGCAAGTCGATCAAGAATCATTTTGCCTCGCTGACGATTGGTAGTGGCTCTGCAGCGATCCTGCTTTGTGACCGTAAGTTAAGTAAAACCGGTCATCGTCTGCTGGGGGGGAGTTTCCAGACTGACACGTCCAGTCACGAGCTCTGTGCCGGGGGTGTCGAAGCCCAGAAGCACGGCGATCACCGTCCGCGGATGCAGACCGATTCCGAATCCCTGCTGGTGGCAGGAGTTAACCTGGCGATTCCGACCTGGGAAGCGACCAAAACCACGCTGGGTTGGGAAAACGAGGATGTGAACCAGGTCTTCACACATCAGGTCGGTAAAGCCCACCGGAAACTGCTACTGGACAAGCTGGGCCTCGATCCTGCCCTAGATTACCCAACCGTTGAACGGCTGGGTAACACTGGAGCCGCAGCCCTCCCCATGGCATGGGCGCTGGGGATTCAGGATCAGATTCTGCAGGACGACGCTAAAATTGCCCTGCTGGGAATCGGCAGTGGTCTGAATTCTCTCATGCTGGGTGTCCAATGGTAA
- a CDS encoding alginate export family protein, with protein sequence MRLRSLLSVGCVLSSLTAAELKAENLGSIVPPAPAAQSENADEEAQLTPVAEVFQPGADPIESEENPQPETLNETEESEDQIIFDDPSPVKPPADPYKPLFYDNTFGSYLSNPNHPWLLGERLKEMPLGDECSPYTLSVGGELRHRWMHEQNRLRPGGPINTDYNLWRWRQYFDLHISDFARVYFEGIDASIFDNDLPPTPIDINRWNVQNAFVDVKLHEWDGAPGWFRYGRQEMLYGSQHLISPLDWSNTRRNFEGFKYFHHTDSVHFDAFITNPVNAAAGNQPLSRYDNGRDKPDTSVTFSGIYMTFLDAGPELIDLYYLWLRDETNTPNRPDGSRHTLGGRYKNSWEVQNECCQVTRIWDFETEGAYQFGNDDSKRVSAGFWTAVLGHTWTTVPWQPRLSGLFYYGSGNHDPNGSTNNTFNTLYPLGHAYWGIIDNLSGQNLFDWSLQLNAKPAKKVSLVSAFHWFEKATSNDYLYNVAGAPVGTLGGSRDIGQELDLIAIYKFNPNFNIQAGYSWFWYGDFVGTNIPPRNTATQFYVQTTVRY encoded by the coding sequence ATGCGTTTACGCTCTCTCTTATCAGTTGGTTGTGTACTCTCCTCTTTGACGGCTGCCGAACTCAAAGCGGAAAATCTGGGGTCCATTGTTCCCCCCGCTCCCGCAGCGCAGTCTGAGAATGCAGATGAAGAGGCTCAGCTGACACCCGTCGCAGAAGTCTTTCAACCTGGCGCAGATCCGATTGAGTCGGAAGAGAATCCGCAACCAGAGACCCTGAATGAAACTGAGGAGTCCGAAGACCAGATCATCTTCGACGATCCCTCGCCGGTCAAACCGCCCGCCGATCCGTATAAGCCTCTGTTCTACGACAACACGTTTGGCAGCTACCTCAGTAATCCCAACCATCCCTGGCTGTTGGGAGAACGGTTGAAGGAGATGCCGCTGGGCGATGAATGTTCGCCTTACACTCTGTCGGTGGGTGGCGAACTCCGGCACCGCTGGATGCACGAGCAGAACCGGCTGCGTCCCGGCGGACCAATCAATACCGATTATAATCTGTGGCGCTGGCGTCAGTACTTCGATCTGCATATCAGCGATTTTGCCCGCGTCTATTTTGAAGGCATTGATGCCTCGATCTTCGATAACGATCTGCCTCCCACGCCGATTGATATTAACCGCTGGAATGTGCAGAACGCGTTTGTTGATGTCAAACTGCATGAATGGGATGGCGCGCCTGGCTGGTTTCGCTATGGTCGCCAGGAAATGTTGTACGGTTCTCAGCACCTGATCTCGCCACTGGACTGGTCGAATACCCGCCGGAACTTTGAAGGATTCAAATACTTTCACCATACCGATTCGGTACACTTCGACGCCTTCATCACCAACCCGGTTAACGCAGCAGCCGGAAATCAGCCGCTGTCCCGATATGACAATGGCCGGGATAAGCCGGATACCTCGGTCACGTTCAGCGGTATCTACATGACATTCCTGGACGCCGGTCCTGAGCTGATCGACCTGTATTATCTCTGGCTGCGTGATGAAACCAACACGCCGAACCGTCCCGATGGTTCACGTCATACCCTGGGGGGGCGCTATAAAAACTCCTGGGAAGTTCAGAACGAATGCTGTCAGGTTACCCGCATCTGGGACTTTGAAACCGAAGGTGCTTACCAGTTCGGGAACGATGACAGCAAGCGTGTATCGGCAGGGTTCTGGACCGCCGTACTGGGTCACACCTGGACCACGGTTCCCTGGCAGCCCCGTTTGAGTGGTCTGTTCTACTACGGTTCAGGGAACCACGATCCCAACGGAAGCACGAACAATACGTTCAACACGCTCTACCCGCTCGGCCACGCCTACTGGGGGATCATCGACAACCTGTCCGGTCAGAACCTGTTTGACTGGAGTCTGCAACTGAATGCGAAGCCGGCGAAGAAGGTAAGCCTGGTCAGTGCGTTCCACTGGTTCGAAAAGGCCACCAGCAACGACTACCTGTATAACGTCGCCGGTGCCCCGGTGGGAACGCTGGGAGGCAGCCGCGACATCGGACAGGAACTTGACCTGATCGCCATCTACAAGTTCAACCCGAACTTCAATATTCAGGCCGGCTACTCCTGGTTCTGGTATGGCGACTTCGTCGGGACCAACATTCCACCACGGAATACCGCGACTCAGTTCTATGTGCAGACGACTGTGCGGTATTGA